The sequence TGGTAACCTTATCAGCAGAAGACTCATCCACATGGACCTCAACCAAAGACACCTCGATCTTGACCCCAGTGACCTTCTTGATCTTGCCCTTCTCCACAAAAGCAGTCACCTCGGTGTCGTAGGAGACGGTCTGGTTGATCTTCTTGAATGTgtgctctttcttcttcttctgaagTATCCATACGAACCCACTCTGATGGTTGTACCCGACCTCCTCCATGTCGTCCATAGGAAAGATGCCTTTCGGGAGGCCGAGGTCTTCGAGAAGCTCGACGGTCTTCTTCTTGCAGACATCGTGCTCCCTGAGGACCTCGGCGCCGGCGCGGTGGCTCTCGACCAGCTGGGACGCCATTTGAGCAATGTCTTGTCCGGGAATTGTTTGCTTGGGAAGTGCGGTTTTAGTTTGCTGGGTTGGTAGATGAGCTTGTTGAACGTGATAGATCAGGATCCGATGGTGCTGCCTTATACAGATGCTGCAAGTTGTACTGGCTGCGAAGAGCCTCTTCGAAGGTGCTAGGAGCGCGTCAACCTGGTGAGACCGGCAACTCTCCTTTCTGGACTTCCTCTTTTAGATGCTTCTTATTTTGAAGAGAAAAAAAAATGAACGTCTCCCCTTTGGAGTCAGCTCATTACGTGCAGCCACATCTGACCATTGAAATGACTTTGTGCTGAACTGCAAAGCAGAACACTGGAGTTGAGCTGGTCGAGGATgactgattttttttttttgaaacggaggcaaaagatttgcctcatatatTAAATAAGGAGAGGAGAGTTTGTTACAACACACACCCAGAATACGGCATGGCAATTATTCTCGCAATAGAAAAGACCCTAACTTCTTTGCCCCGGCGGTGATCCAAAGGTTTGCCTCGTTGATGTTGGT comes from Triticum aestivum cultivar Chinese Spring chromosome 5B, IWGSC CS RefSeq v2.1, whole genome shotgun sequence and encodes:
- the LOC123116412 gene encoding uncharacterized protein, translating into MASQLVESHRAGAEVLREHDVCKKKTVELLEDLGLPKGIFPMDDMEEVGYNHQSGFVWILQKKKKEHTFKKINQTVSYDTEVTAFVEKGKIKKVTGVKIEVSLVEVHVDESSADKVTIKTDTGLSDTHDAAVFALGE